A section of the Candidatus Binatia bacterium genome encodes:
- the shc gene encoding squalene--hopene cyclase, which produces MQQTMQVVSSGATARARDQAGVSADVDRLDEAISRSQAWFLLDQRPEGFWHAPLEANVSMDAEYMFFNRFMGRRPEGTETRVVERMLATQSDDGSWPLYHGGPGHLSNTIEAYFALKLAGLRTEEPALRRARDYILVRGGLVKAGVFTRSFLAYFGQFPWAGLPAMPVELMLLPSWCPINIYALSSWARGTVVPMTVLMAKRPAIEIPAAAGISELWLKPPTPEDLSFAPSREWITWRNCFLAVDRTLKFLGRSEWKPLRARALGRAEEWILSHQDINGGWGGIQPAMINSVMALRVLGHRDDDPAVAKGVQAIDDFLIESDGHLLFQPCVSPTWDTALAAKALLDSGLPGSHPALTRAAEWLVANQIFKPGDWQIFNPNLEPGGWAFEFANDWYPDVDDSAVILMVLKQVTTDDPARQARAMAYGMNWTLGMQSRNGGWGAFDTDNDSEFLNKIPFADMEAMIDPPTEDLTGRLLELMGTYGFDLRFDRARRAREFVLRRQRADGSWWGRWGANFIYGTWSVLSGLRAIGDDIDAAHVRRGVAWLKAHQNPDGGWGESLPTYDDECTAGRGESTPSQTAWAVLGLLAGEPELSPEVSRGVEYLVDAQRSDGSWEELHFTGTGFPRHFYLRYDMYRNYFPLMALGRFRSRVAETTHGNGVTSPGNGPSPVALQ; this is translated from the coding sequence GCGCGCGTGATCAGGCTGGCGTTTCGGCTGATGTGGACCGCCTCGATGAGGCGATCTCGCGCAGCCAGGCGTGGTTCCTTCTCGATCAACGGCCGGAAGGATTCTGGCACGCGCCTCTCGAAGCCAATGTCTCGATGGATGCGGAGTACATGTTCTTCAACCGCTTCATGGGGCGACGGCCGGAAGGAACAGAGACCCGTGTGGTCGAGCGCATGCTGGCCACTCAGTCGGACGATGGGAGCTGGCCGCTCTACCATGGCGGCCCCGGCCATTTGAGCAATACGATCGAGGCTTACTTCGCACTCAAACTCGCCGGCCTCCGCACCGAGGAACCGGCGCTGCGGCGCGCCCGCGACTACATTCTGGTTCGGGGCGGTTTAGTGAAGGCGGGGGTGTTCACACGCTCCTTCCTCGCGTACTTTGGCCAGTTCCCCTGGGCGGGGCTGCCGGCCATGCCGGTGGAGCTGATGTTGTTGCCCTCGTGGTGTCCCATCAACATCTATGCACTCTCGAGCTGGGCGCGCGGCACCGTTGTCCCGATGACCGTGCTCATGGCCAAGCGCCCAGCCATCGAGATCCCGGCCGCCGCCGGCATCAGCGAACTGTGGCTGAAGCCGCCGACGCCCGAAGATCTCAGCTTTGCGCCCAGTCGAGAGTGGATCACCTGGCGGAACTGTTTCCTCGCCGTGGATCGCACGCTCAAGTTTCTGGGCCGGAGCGAATGGAAACCGTTGCGCGCGCGTGCCCTCGGGCGAGCGGAGGAATGGATTCTGTCGCATCAAGACATCAACGGTGGCTGGGGAGGGATCCAGCCGGCGATGATCAACTCGGTGATGGCCTTGCGCGTCCTCGGACACCGCGACGACGATCCCGCCGTCGCCAAAGGCGTCCAGGCGATCGACGATTTCCTGATCGAAAGCGACGGCCACCTGCTCTTTCAGCCGTGCGTGTCCCCGACCTGGGACACCGCACTGGCAGCGAAGGCGCTACTCGACTCCGGTTTGCCTGGCAGCCATCCGGCACTCACCCGGGCGGCGGAGTGGCTCGTCGCCAATCAGATTTTCAAGCCCGGCGATTGGCAGATCTTCAACCCGAACCTCGAACCAGGCGGCTGGGCCTTCGAATTCGCCAACGACTGGTACCCGGACGTTGACGATTCAGCCGTGATTCTCATGGTGCTCAAGCAGGTGACCACCGACGATCCGGCGCGTCAGGCACGGGCCATGGCTTACGGAATGAATTGGACGCTCGGCATGCAAAGTCGTAACGGCGGCTGGGGTGCGTTCGACACCGACAACGATTCCGAGTTCCTCAACAAGATTCCCTTCGCCGATATGGAAGCGATGATCGACCCGCCGACGGAGGACCTCACCGGCCGGCTGCTCGAACTGATGGGCACGTACGGCTTCGACCTCCGCTTCGACCGCGCTCGCCGTGCTCGTGAGTTCGTCCTGCGCAGGCAACGTGCGGACGGATCATGGTGGGGCCGGTGGGGCGCCAATTTCATCTACGGCACCTGGTCTGTGCTCTCCGGACTGCGCGCGATCGGCGACGATATAGACGCCGCGCATGTCCGCCGCGGCGTGGCGTGGCTGAAGGCGCATCAGAACCCGGACGGCGGTTGGGGCGAATCGCTGCCGACGTACGACGACGAGTGCACCGCCGGACGCGGCGAGTCGACACCGTCGCAAACTGCGTGGGCGGTATTGGGTCTGCTCGCGGGCGAGCCCGAGCTGAGCCCCGAGGTCAGCCGAGGGGTAGAGTATCTGGTTGATGCCCAGCGCAGCGACGGCTCCTGGGAGGAGTTGCACTTCACCGGCACCGGTTTCCCGCGCCATTTCTACCTGCGTTACGACATGTACCGGAACTACTTCCCGCTGATGGCGCTGGGGCGCTTCCGTTCGCGTGTGGCTGAAACGACGCATGGTAATGGCGTCACCAGCCCCGGGAACGGACCCTCGCCGGTCGCACTACAGTGA